The Pseudomonas extremaustralis genome contains a region encoding:
- a CDS encoding ABC transporter ATP-binding protein, translating to MSDNLIEIRDLCVAFGGQSVVRNLSLDVRPGECLALVGESGSGKSVTALSILQLLPEAGTETRGSVKYRGQELIGASASTLQKLRGDRIAIIFQEPMTSLNPLHSIEKQIGETLLLHKGLGGKAAQARILELLELVGIQKPEERLKAYPHQLSGGQRQRVMIAMALACEPQLLIADEPTTALDVTVQRKILLLLKSLQQRLGMSLLLISHDLNLVRSMAQRVCVMHAGEIVEQADCETLFTAPQHPYSQLLLDAEPSGEPVCSEARETVLEVHDLTVQFPLGGGLFQRKTYLRAVDGISLSVQRGKTLGIVGESGSGKSTLGQAILRLLDSTGSIRFQGVALESLNHHQMRPWRKQMQVVFQDPYGSLSPRMSVQQIISEGLEVHAPCSLAECDAQVIQVLKDVGLDPASRHRYPHEFSGGQRQRIAIARALVLKPALMLLDEPTSALDRTVQKQVVALLRELQEKYGLTYLFISHDLAVVRAMAHDMIVIKDGKVVERGASHDVFEAPQHPYTKELLAAARMPL from the coding sequence ATGAGCGACAACCTGATCGAGATCCGCGACCTGTGCGTCGCCTTCGGCGGCCAGTCCGTGGTACGCAACCTGAGCCTGGACGTGCGCCCTGGCGAGTGCCTGGCGCTGGTTGGCGAGTCGGGCTCGGGCAAGTCGGTAACGGCCCTTTCGATCCTGCAACTGCTGCCCGAAGCCGGTACCGAAACCCGTGGTTCGGTGAAGTACCGTGGCCAGGAGCTGATCGGCGCATCGGCGAGCACCCTGCAAAAGCTGCGCGGCGACCGCATCGCCATCATCTTCCAGGAGCCGATGACCTCCCTCAACCCGCTGCACAGCATCGAAAAGCAGATCGGCGAAACCCTGCTGTTGCACAAGGGCCTGGGCGGCAAGGCGGCGCAGGCGCGCATCCTCGAACTGCTGGAGCTGGTGGGCATCCAGAAACCCGAGGAACGCCTCAAGGCTTATCCGCACCAACTCTCCGGCGGCCAGCGCCAGCGGGTAATGATCGCCATGGCCCTGGCCTGCGAGCCGCAACTGCTGATCGCCGACGAACCCACCACGGCGCTGGACGTGACCGTGCAGCGCAAGATCCTGCTGCTGCTCAAATCCCTGCAGCAACGCCTGGGCATGTCGCTGTTGCTGATCAGCCACGACCTCAACCTGGTGCGCAGCATGGCCCAGCGGGTGTGCGTGATGCATGCCGGCGAGATCGTCGAGCAAGCCGACTGCGAGACCTTGTTCACCGCGCCGCAACACCCCTACAGCCAACTGCTGCTGGACGCGGAACCGTCGGGTGAACCGGTGTGCAGCGAAGCGCGCGAAACGGTGCTGGAGGTGCATGACCTGACCGTGCAATTCCCCCTCGGCGGCGGGCTGTTCCAACGCAAGACCTACCTGCGCGCGGTGGACGGCATCAGCCTGAGCGTGCAGCGCGGCAAGACGCTGGGGATCGTCGGCGAGTCCGGCTCGGGCAAGTCGACCCTGGGCCAGGCGATCCTGCGCCTGCTGGATTCCACTGGCAGCATCCGCTTCCAGGGCGTGGCGCTCGAGTCGCTCAACCACCATCAGATGCGCCCGTGGCGCAAGCAGATGCAGGTAGTGTTCCAGGACCCTTATGGCAGCCTCAGCCCGCGCATGTCGGTGCAGCAGATCATCAGCGAAGGCCTGGAAGTGCATGCGCCGTGCAGCCTGGCCGAGTGTGATGCGCAAGTGATCCAGGTGCTCAAGGACGTCGGCCTCGACCCCGCCAGCCGGCATCGCTACCCCCACGAGTTTTCCGGCGGCCAGCGTCAGCGCATCGCCATCGCCCGCGCCCTGGTGCTCAAGCCGGCGCTGATGTTGCTGGACGAACCCACCTCGGCCCTCGACCGCACGGTGCAGAAACAAGTGGTGGCGCTGTTGCGCGAGCTGCAGGAAAAATACGGCCTGACCTACCTGTTCATCAGCCATGACCTGGCCGTGGTGCGCGCCATGGCCCACGACATGATTGTGATCAAGGACGGCAAGGTGGTGGAGCGCGGCGCCAGCCACGACGTGTTCGAAGCGCCGCAACACCCGTACACCAAGGAACTGCTGGCCGCCGCACGCATGCCGTTGTAG
- a CDS encoding ABC transporter permease, with product MLNLSPVARRRFERFKKNRRGWWSLWLFIGLFILTLGGELIANDKPLVLSFKNELYFPVFKRYTEQQFGGQLPFQADYRSDYVQKLIKQDGGWMLFPPVPFSDDTPNYELTRPAPSPPSAVNWLGTDDQSRDVLARVIFGARVSILFALALTAISASIGIAAGALQGYYGGWVDLIGQRVLEVWSGLPVLYLLIILSGFVEPNFWWLLGIMALFSWLALVDVVRAEFLRGRNLEYVKAARALGLGDGKIIRRHILPNAMTATLSYLPFILTGAISTLSALDFLGFGMPAGSASLGELIAQGKQNLQAPWLGLTAFFTLALILSLLVFIGEALRDAFDPRS from the coding sequence ATGCTCAATTTGTCTCCCGTGGCCCGTCGACGTTTCGAGCGGTTCAAGAAGAACCGCCGTGGCTGGTGGTCGCTGTGGCTGTTCATCGGCCTGTTCATCCTGACCCTGGGCGGCGAGTTGATCGCCAACGACAAGCCCTTGGTGCTGAGCTTCAAGAACGAGCTGTATTTCCCCGTGTTCAAGCGCTACACCGAGCAGCAATTCGGCGGCCAGTTGCCGTTCCAGGCCGATTACCGCAGCGACTATGTGCAAAAGCTGATCAAGCAGGACGGCGGCTGGATGCTGTTCCCGCCGGTCCCGTTCAGCGACGACACGCCCAACTACGAACTGACCCGCCCGGCCCCGAGCCCGCCGTCGGCGGTGAACTGGCTGGGTACCGATGACCAGTCGCGGGACGTGCTGGCGCGGGTGATCTTCGGGGCGCGGGTGTCGATCCTGTTCGCCCTGGCGCTCACCGCGATCAGCGCGTCCATCGGCATTGCCGCCGGCGCCTTGCAGGGTTACTACGGCGGCTGGGTCGACCTGATCGGCCAGCGCGTGCTGGAGGTGTGGTCGGGGCTGCCGGTGCTGTACCTGCTGATCATCCTGTCGGGCTTTGTCGAGCCGAATTTCTGGTGGCTGCTGGGGATCATGGCGCTGTTTTCCTGGCTGGCCCTGGTGGACGTGGTGCGCGCCGAGTTCCTGCGCGGGCGCAACCTGGAATACGTCAAGGCCGCGCGGGCCCTGGGCCTGGGCGATGGCAAGATCATTCGCCGGCACATCCTGCCCAACGCCATGACCGCCACCCTGAGCTACCTGCCGTTCATCCTGACCGGAGCGATTTCCACCTTGAGCGCCCTGGATTTCCTCGGCTTCGGCATGCCGGCGGGCAGCGCGTCCCTTGGCGAGTTGATCGCCCAGGGCAAGCAAAACCTGCAAGCGCCGTGGCTGGGGCTGACGGCCTTTTTCACCTTGGCGCTGATCCTGTCGCTGCTGGTATTTATCGGCGAGGCGTTGCGTGACGCCTTCGACCCCCGTTCATGA
- a CDS encoding microcin C ABC transporter permease YejB — MFAYIVRRLLLIIPTLVIILLVNFVIVQAAPGGPVEQAIAHLQGIGGGAIGGSASEGLSSGSRASRGLDPKLIKDIEKQYGFDKPAPERLWLMLKSYARLDFGNSFFRGSTVTDLILEKMPVTISLGLWATLITYLVSIPLGIRKAVRNGSSFDVWSSTAIVIGYAMPAFLFAMFLIVVFAGGTSLNWFPVRGLVSENFDELSTVGKIADYFWHLVLPVTSLVIGGFATLTILTKNSFLNEITRQYVVTARAKGLSERQVLYGHVFRNAMLLVISGIPQAFISVFFAGSLLIEVIFSLDGLGRMSYEAAVSRDYPVVFGSLFIFTLFGLLIKLIGDLCYTLVDPRIDFAARNA, encoded by the coding sequence ATGTTTGCCTATATCGTGCGGCGCCTGCTGCTGATCATCCCGACGCTGGTGATCATCCTGCTGGTCAATTTCGTGATCGTCCAAGCCGCGCCGGGCGGCCCGGTGGAACAGGCCATCGCCCACCTGCAAGGCATCGGCGGCGGTGCCATCGGCGGTTCCGCCAGCGAAGGTCTCAGCAGCGGCTCCCGCGCCAGCCGTGGCCTGGACCCGAAACTGATCAAAGACATCGAAAAACAATACGGCTTCGACAAGCCCGCACCGGAACGCCTGTGGCTGATGCTCAAGAGCTACGCGCGGCTGGATTTCGGCAATAGCTTCTTTCGCGGCTCGACCGTGACCGACCTGATCCTGGAAAAAATGCCGGTCACCATTTCCCTCGGCCTGTGGGCCACGCTGATCACCTACCTGGTGTCGATCCCCCTGGGGATACGCAAGGCGGTGCGCAACGGCAGCAGCTTCGATGTGTGGAGCAGCACCGCGATCGTCATCGGTTATGCAATGCCGGCGTTTCTGTTCGCGATGTTCCTGATCGTGGTGTTCGCCGGCGGCACCTCGCTGAACTGGTTCCCGGTGCGCGGCCTGGTCTCGGAAAACTTCGATGAGCTGAGCACGGTGGGCAAGATCGCCGACTATTTCTGGCACCTGGTATTGCCGGTCACGTCCCTGGTGATCGGTGGGTTCGCCACCCTGACCATCCTCACCAAAAACTCGTTCCTCAACGAAATCACGCGTCAGTACGTGGTCACCGCCCGCGCCAAAGGCTTGAGCGAACGGCAGGTGCTGTACGGCCATGTGTTCCGCAATGCCATGCTGCTGGTGATCTCGGGGATTCCCCAGGCGTTCATCAGCGTGTTCTTTGCCGGCTCCCTGCTGATCGAAGTGATCTTCTCCCTCGACGGCCTGGGGCGCATGAGCTACGAGGCCGCCGTGTCCCGCGATTACCCGGTGGTGTTCGGTTCGCTGTTTATCTTCACCCTGTTCGGCCTCTTGATAAAACTGATCGGCGACCTCTGCTACACCCTGGTGGACCCGCGTATCGACTTCGCCGCGAGGAACGCCTGA
- a CDS encoding extracellular solute-binding protein, with translation MRLAFSTLFSSTLALLLASTAVIAAPQTYLTVYGEPAKYPAGFSHFDYTNPNAPKGGSLRRSAIEIGRFDHVLPYIDKGIGVSQVDGWLYSPLAQRSLDEPYTVYGLVAEKMDRADDGLSLRFYLNPKARFADGTPITAEDVRYSFDLLMTQGSLRFRTVFADVKHVEVEGPRQVRFDFSSNENRTLPLDIAVLPVFPEHWWKTRDFANGGGYEAPLGSGPYKISKIDAGSTITFTRDPNWWGKDLPVSRGLYNFDHLSLEFFGDTEVARQVLRGGAYDFNREFSATGYSIGYNGPALDDGRLQRAHLAKEMPQPAQGYVFNVQNPVFKDRRVRQALAMLWDFEWANRQMMRSMYIRQQSFFSNSPLAATQLPSPEELAILEPLRGQVPDEVFTQVFKAPVTDGSGMIRDKQLQALALLEEAGWKPDGDKLVNAEGEPLEFTFLNAQAGLERLLLPYKRNLAQIGITLNIRRIDSSQYVNRLMTRDYDMIVTGFPVTTSPGMELYNYFGSAAAFDPGANNYIVLKDPAVDSLIKGLVKADTQAQMLTYAHALDRVLQWNYLWIPNYYPPGTSAAWWNRFGRPAIEAKNDEALETWWEVSPTPLTNEQMKTALKNHPGAR, from the coding sequence ATGCGACTGGCTTTTTCGACTCTATTTAGCTCCACCCTGGCCCTGCTGCTGGCCAGCACCGCTGTGATCGCGGCCCCGCAAACCTATCTGACCGTGTACGGCGAACCGGCCAAATACCCCGCCGGCTTCAGCCATTTCGACTACACCAACCCCAACGCCCCCAAGGGCGGCAGCCTGCGGCGTTCGGCCATCGAGATCGGGCGTTTCGACCACGTACTGCCCTATATCGACAAAGGCATCGGCGTGTCCCAGGTCGACGGCTGGCTGTATTCGCCCCTGGCCCAGCGCTCCCTGGATGAGCCCTACACGGTCTACGGCCTGGTGGCCGAGAAGATGGACCGCGCCGACGACGGCCTGTCGCTGCGCTTCTACCTCAACCCCAAGGCACGTTTCGCCGATGGCACGCCGATCACCGCCGAAGACGTGCGCTACAGCTTCGACCTGCTGATGACCCAGGGCAGCCTGCGCTTTCGCACGGTGTTCGCCGACGTCAAGCACGTCGAGGTCGAAGGCCCGCGCCAGGTGCGCTTCGATTTTTCCAGCAACGAAAACCGCACCCTGCCCCTGGATATCGCCGTCCTGCCGGTATTCCCCGAACACTGGTGGAAAACCCGCGACTTCGCCAACGGCGGCGGCTACGAAGCCCCGCTGGGCAGCGGCCCGTACAAGATCAGCAAAATCGACGCCGGCAGCACCATCACCTTCACCCGCGACCCGAACTGGTGGGGCAAGGACTTGCCCGTCAGCCGTGGCCTGTACAACTTCGATCACCTGAGCCTGGAGTTCTTCGGCGACACCGAGGTGGCGCGCCAGGTGCTGCGCGGTGGCGCCTACGATTTCAACCGTGAGTTCTCCGCCACCGGCTACTCCATCGGCTACAACGGCCCGGCCCTGGACGACGGACGCTTGCAACGCGCGCACTTGGCCAAAGAGATGCCGCAACCGGCCCAGGGCTATGTGTTCAACGTGCAAAACCCGGTGTTCAAGGACCGCCGCGTACGCCAGGCCCTGGCGATGCTGTGGGATTTCGAATGGGCCAACCGGCAGATGATGCGCTCCATGTACATCCGCCAGCAGAGCTTTTTCTCCAACAGTCCACTGGCCGCCACCCAACTGCCCAGCCCGGAAGAACTGGCGATCCTGGAACCCCTGCGCGGCCAGGTGCCCGACGAGGTGTTCACCCAGGTGTTCAAGGCGCCGGTCACCGATGGCAGCGGCATGATCCGCGACAAGCAACTGCAAGCCCTGGCGCTGCTCGAGGAAGCAGGCTGGAAACCCGACGGCGACAAGCTGGTCAACGCCGAAGGCGAGCCGCTGGAGTTCACCTTCCTCAATGCCCAGGCCGGCCTGGAGCGCCTGTTGCTGCCGTACAAGCGCAACCTGGCGCAGATCGGAATAACCCTGAACATCCGCCGCATCGACTCCTCGCAGTACGTCAACCGCCTGATGACCCGGGACTACGACATGATCGTCACCGGTTTCCCGGTCACCACCTCGCCGGGCATGGAGCTGTATAACTACTTCGGCTCCGCCGCCGCGTTCGACCCCGGCGCCAACAACTACATCGTGCTCAAGGACCCGGCGGTCGACAGCCTGATCAAGGGCCTGGTCAAAGCCGACACCCAGGCGCAGATGCTCACCTATGCCCACGCCCTCGACCGGGTGCTGCAATGGAATTACCTGTGGATTCCCAATTACTACCCGCCCGGCACCTCGGCGGCGTGGTGGAACCGCTTCGGTCGCCCGGCCATCGAGGCGAAGAATGACGAAGCCCTGGAAACCTGGTGGGAAGTCAGCCCCACGCCACTGACGAACGAACAAATGAAAACCGCGCTGAAAAACCACCCGGGAGCCCGCTGA
- a CDS encoding peptidylprolyl isomerase, which translates to MAKATARHILVSTEEKCNELKAQIEGGADFAEVAKANSSCPSSRQGGDLGSFGPGQMVKEFDTVVFSAPVNTVQGPVKTQFGYHLLEVTSRQD; encoded by the coding sequence ATGGCCAAAGCCACCGCCCGCCACATCCTCGTTTCCACTGAAGAAAAGTGCAACGAACTCAAAGCCCAGATCGAAGGCGGCGCCGATTTCGCAGAAGTCGCCAAAGCCAACTCCAGCTGCCCGTCCAGCCGCCAAGGCGGTGACCTGGGTTCGTTCGGTCCAGGCCAAATGGTCAAAGAATTCGACACCGTCGTATTCAGCGCCCCGGTCAACACCGTGCAAGGCCCGGTGAAAACCCAGTTCGGTTATCACCTGCTGGAAGTCACCAGCCGCCAGGACTGA
- a CDS encoding tail fiber assembly protein has protein sequence MSGFAVRNDGEFGWRSVGGPADLFSNEVYSKVEPPALVLSPPSVEELAVKAKVKRDQFLAVAANRMGPLQDAVEVGGATDEEVSRLALWKAYRIELNRIEGQEAFPVDISWPVSPDDSV, from the coding sequence ATGAGTGGTTTTGCAGTGCGTAACGATGGTGAGTTCGGATGGCGTTCGGTTGGTGGGCCTGCGGACCTATTCTCTAATGAGGTTTATTCTAAGGTCGAACCCCCAGCATTAGTGCTTTCACCGCCCAGCGTGGAAGAGCTTGCAGTTAAAGCTAAAGTCAAGCGCGACCAATTTCTGGCAGTTGCTGCAAACCGGATGGGGCCTTTGCAAGACGCGGTAGAGGTCGGCGGGGCTACTGACGAAGAGGTGAGTCGTCTGGCGCTATGGAAGGCTTACCGGATTGAGCTGAATCGAATCGAAGGCCAAGAGGCATTCCCGGTAGATATAAGCTGGCCCGTCTCCCCTGATGACTCTGTCTGA
- a CDS encoding YmfQ family protein, whose protein sequence is MTALADQLRLLLPPVSYDGTAPLLSAAIEAEANALTQSDVQAEAVYSAIFADSGMGLADWERVLALPDPCLFGVAQSVRQRVQAVVSKLQARGGQSKSFFIALAKSLGYDITITTFRPARAGIARAGDAIYGGDWNYAWRVNAPAVTVSYAVAGMSAAGDPLAAWGNKSLECRLSQMKPAESILLFGYGDN, encoded by the coding sequence ATGACTGCTCTAGCAGATCAGCTACGGCTGCTGTTGCCTCCCGTCTCTTACGACGGCACGGCGCCGCTGCTGTCTGCCGCCATTGAGGCTGAGGCTAATGCTCTGACCCAATCGGACGTGCAGGCCGAGGCGGTTTACAGCGCAATTTTTGCTGACTCAGGCATGGGACTGGCTGACTGGGAGCGTGTGCTGGCTTTGCCGGACCCGTGCCTTTTCGGCGTGGCGCAGTCCGTCCGCCAGCGCGTCCAGGCTGTTGTCAGCAAGCTGCAAGCCCGTGGCGGTCAGAGCAAATCCTTTTTCATCGCCCTGGCTAAGTCTCTCGGCTACGACATTACCATCACTACCTTTCGGCCCGCCCGTGCGGGCATTGCGCGAGCGGGCGACGCCATCTATGGCGGCGACTGGAACTACGCGTGGCGGGTCAATGCCCCCGCAGTGACCGTCAGCTATGCCGTTGCGGGAATGTCCGCTGCTGGTGATCCGCTAGCTGCCTGGGGCAACAAATCACTTGAGTGCCGACTTAGCCAGATGAAACCGGCTGAGTCCATTTTGCTATTTGGCTATGGAGACAACTGA
- a CDS encoding baseplate J/gp47 family protein, with translation MAFSAPNLETILAGILRDIKALNDEADIGTDSDHYIRSAAIAATIEGLYQKLAWTYRQIFPDTADEEELVHAAAIRGVPLKAPVAATGTVDLKGTQGVELLQGSTLTHRTTGQQFDSLVSAILGTDGTATVQVRAQTVGASLNGLTGDLVLTSPPLGMDATASFIGETTGGEDQEKPESLLARLLDIIQSPPAGGTVYDFKRWAKEVDGVADALVLPGRRGGGTVDLVITASTGNPSAEVIALCKEHVLSLCSVIADVWVFAPTIRSVDSIALVEVADGYTLADVQVAAQAGYNALLGAMKPRETLKRSQIEAMINNLAGVIDRSVTEPVGNVKASDDPLLVGWIRPGTITLGLLE, from the coding sequence ATGGCCTTTTCCGCTCCCAATCTTGAGACCATCCTGGCAGGCATTCTGCGGGACATTAAAGCGCTCAACGATGAAGCCGACATCGGTACCGACAGCGACCACTACATCCGGTCTGCGGCCATTGCCGCTACTATCGAAGGCCTATATCAGAAGCTGGCCTGGACCTATCGCCAGATATTCCCGGACACTGCCGATGAGGAAGAGCTGGTGCATGCCGCTGCCATTCGTGGTGTTCCGCTCAAGGCACCGGTCGCGGCCACTGGCACCGTGGATTTGAAGGGCACTCAAGGTGTTGAGCTGCTACAAGGCTCGACCTTGACCCATCGCACGACAGGGCAACAGTTCGATAGTCTGGTTAGCGCGATACTTGGCACTGACGGCACCGCGACAGTCCAAGTTAGGGCTCAAACCGTGGGTGCCTCACTCAACGGTTTGACCGGCGACTTGGTCCTCACCAGCCCGCCGTTGGGCATGGACGCCACCGCTAGTTTCATCGGAGAAACTACCGGTGGCGAGGATCAGGAGAAGCCCGAGTCGCTGCTCGCCCGACTGCTCGACATCATTCAGTCGCCACCTGCGGGCGGCACCGTTTACGACTTCAAGCGCTGGGCTAAAGAGGTCGATGGCGTGGCTGACGCCCTGGTCCTGCCTGGCCGTCGAGGCGGCGGCACCGTTGACCTGGTCATCACCGCCAGCACCGGCAACCCTTCTGCCGAGGTCATCGCTCTATGTAAGGAACACGTGCTGAGCCTGTGTTCAGTCATTGCGGACGTATGGGTCTTTGCCCCAACCATACGGAGCGTCGACTCCATTGCACTGGTTGAAGTGGCCGACGGCTACACCTTGGCAGATGTGCAGGTAGCTGCACAGGCCGGTTACAACGCGCTGCTGGGTGCAATGAAGCCACGCGAGACACTCAAGCGCTCGCAGATAGAAGCCATGATCAACAACCTGGCAGGTGTCATTGACAGATCTGTTACAGAGCCCGTGGGCAACGTCAAAGCTTCTGACGATCCGCTTCTGGTCGGTTGGATTCGGCCAGGCACCATCACTCTGGGCCTGCTGGAATGA
- a CDS encoding phage GP46 family protein, which produces MTPLGTWWKDPNLGSRLHELRREKDLPRVGILAKQYAEQALKPLLDDGRAKAITITAEQPHNGWLTLQIDIIDATGNPQVFRQPVRVI; this is translated from the coding sequence ATGACCCCCCTCGGAACCTGGTGGAAAGATCCCAACCTGGGCTCCCGCCTGCACGAACTCCGCCGCGAAAAAGACCTCCCTCGGGTGGGCATCCTTGCCAAGCAATACGCCGAGCAAGCGCTCAAGCCTCTGCTGGACGACGGCCGCGCAAAGGCGATCACCATAACTGCCGAGCAGCCCCATAACGGCTGGCTCACGCTGCAAATCGACATCATCGACGCCACCGGCAATCCGCAGGTGTTTCGCCAACCTGTAAGGGTGATTTGA
- a CDS encoding phage baseplate assembly protein domain-containing protein, with the protein MSVMAQLVRDQVWKVMSRVRQAFRATAVSNTHGALIGVEMQGLADESVSGELAQHYGFSSAPLPGAEYVVIPIGGNSSHCVVVASEDGRYRLQLKDGEVSLYTDEGDYVHMKRGRLIEVVTDDLVFKVKNKVRFETPMVEMSGDQHVEGSIKADAEIADHTRTMQADRDLYNQHAHPSGPPPKPLQ; encoded by the coding sequence ATGAGCGTTATGGCGCAACTGGTGCGCGACCAGGTGTGGAAGGTGATGAGCAGGGTTCGCCAGGCATTCCGTGCTACGGCAGTCAGCAACACCCATGGGGCGCTGATTGGCGTCGAAATGCAGGGCCTGGCGGATGAGTCCGTGTCGGGAGAGTTGGCCCAGCACTATGGCTTCAGCTCTGCACCACTGCCTGGTGCCGAGTACGTGGTGATCCCCATCGGAGGTAACAGTAGTCATTGTGTCGTGGTCGCCAGTGAGGACGGCCGGTATCGGCTCCAGCTTAAGGACGGTGAGGTATCGCTCTATACCGACGAGGGCGACTACGTGCATATGAAGCGTGGTCGGCTGATTGAGGTCGTGACTGATGACCTGGTGTTTAAGGTCAAGAACAAGGTGCGGTTTGAGACGCCCATGGTGGAGATGTCAGGCGATCAGCATGTAGAGGGCAGTATCAAGGCTGATGCCGAGATCGCCGACCATACACGGACTATGCAGGCAGATCGCGATCTGTATAACCAGCATGCGCACCCATCGGGTCCACCACCCAAACCACTCCAGTAA
- a CDS encoding phage baseplate assembly protein yields MLTLNDPVPSIRLSIGGLAHDTWDGWSVESDLLTPADAFELELHTKNATRLPDVIKEGATCSLTLDGDRVLTGQIDEFEHDVSRQGISMRINGRDRAAPLVDCSSPFVSMREATLAQILDQVVKPLGAYQVEIRAEQAKTRRRVQIEPGQTAWEALLQVAEANGLWPWVEPDGRLIIGGPDYTTAPVGALVMREDGVGNNVQRLSVRRSIANRYSQITVLGQHGQYANDGLDTKRSHLRSQVQDETLARRGIFRPRVVVDSSSENQDMATTRARKLLSDSRLEGFEIRAVVKGHRADNGQVWTPGQRVIVRSEPHGLNDIYFLMSRTLRLARGEGAITELRLREDKMWVLDGNKVKKHKGKTNPDAAIIQIIRGA; encoded by the coding sequence GTGCTTACGCTGAATGATCCTGTTCCGTCCATCCGGCTCTCCATTGGAGGCCTGGCGCACGACACCTGGGACGGCTGGTCAGTCGAGTCCGACCTGCTGACCCCGGCCGATGCTTTTGAACTAGAGCTTCACACCAAGAACGCCACTCGCTTGCCAGATGTGATTAAGGAAGGCGCTACCTGCTCGCTGACGTTGGATGGTGATCGGGTGCTCACCGGCCAGATTGACGAGTTTGAACATGACGTTTCGCGTCAGGGCATCTCGATGCGTATCAACGGCCGTGATCGGGCGGCGCCGCTGGTGGACTGCTCGTCGCCTTTCGTGTCCATGCGTGAGGCGACTCTGGCGCAGATTCTCGATCAAGTGGTGAAGCCTCTGGGGGCGTACCAGGTCGAGATTCGCGCTGAACAGGCCAAGACCCGCCGCCGTGTCCAAATTGAACCAGGACAAACCGCCTGGGAGGCTTTGCTCCAGGTCGCCGAGGCCAATGGCCTGTGGCCCTGGGTGGAACCGGACGGCCGATTGATCATCGGCGGGCCGGACTACACTACTGCGCCCGTGGGTGCGCTTGTGATGCGCGAAGACGGTGTGGGCAACAACGTGCAGCGCCTAAGCGTGCGCCGGTCCATTGCCAACCGATACAGCCAGATCACCGTCCTGGGCCAGCATGGTCAATACGCCAATGATGGGCTGGACACCAAGCGTTCGCACCTTCGCTCCCAGGTCCAGGACGAAACGCTGGCCCGTCGTGGAATATTCCGCCCCAGGGTGGTGGTAGACAGCTCCAGCGAAAACCAGGACATGGCAACAACTCGCGCTCGTAAGCTCTTGTCTGATAGTCGCTTGGAGGGCTTCGAGATCCGCGCCGTAGTCAAAGGCCATAGGGCTGACAACGGGCAGGTGTGGACGCCAGGGCAGCGCGTCATCGTACGCAGTGAGCCCCATGGACTGAATGACATTTACTTTCTGATGTCTCGCACCTTGCGCCTGGCCCGTGGCGAAGGGGCTATCACTGAGTTGCGCTTGCGTGAAGACAAAATGTGGGTGCTGGACGGTAACAAGGTGAAAAAACACAAAGGCAAGACCAACCCGGATGCAGCCATAATTCAAATTATTAGGGGCGCCTGA